Proteins encoded in a region of the Ziziphus jujuba cultivar Dongzao chromosome 3, ASM3175591v1 genome:
- the LOC107434865 gene encoding protein VACUOLELESS GAMETOPHYTES, with protein sequence MKVTELEHPSHPNHILMLKSSDTPYKCDGCKELGFGPCFECEDCNFHLHEECALASKSSYHPLFRRCELIFHEETYGGRYCDACGKDVLGFVYQCTHDNAHDLHPCCLKLQPKIINDGFVLHLSDKVPSKCLKCNSREISRGITGWSYVSSCGEFCYHVACVKDLVLENWRNGYFNGDNNNGSAQTSNLALMRIASPSNEVARRKGRLGSKDIKFWRIAKMVLKLIISAIFGDPTGGIAIIVESLVSQY encoded by the coding sequence ATGAAAGTAACTGAGTTGGAGCATCCTAGTCACCCTAATCACATTTTGATGCTAAAATCTTCTGACACACCTTACAAGTGTGATGGATGCAAAGAGCTAGGGTTTGGTCCATGTTTTGAGTGCGAAGACTGCAACTTCCATCTCCATGAAGAATGTGCACTAGCTTCCAAATCATCCTACCACCCATTATTCAGAAGATGTGAGTTAATATTTCATGAGGAAACATATGGAGGTAGATATTGTGATGCATGTGGAAAAGATGTATTGGGTTTTGTGTACCAATGCACACATGATAATGCACATGACCTACATCCTTGTTGTCTCAAGCTTCAACCCAAAATCATCAACGATGGTTTCGTGCTACATCTTTCTGATAAGGTTCCTTCAAAATGCCTTAAATGTAATAGTAGGGAAATTTCAAGAGGGATTACAGGTTGGTCCTATGTTTCCTCTTGTGGAGAATTTTGCTACCATGTTGCTTGTGTGAAGGACTTAGTTCTTGAAAATTGGAGAAATGGATATTTTAATGGAGACAATAACAATGGTAGTGCTCAAACAAGCAACTTGGCATTGATGCGAATTGCTAGTCCATCCAATGAGGTAGCACGGAGAAAAGGTCGGCTTGGGAGTAAAGATATAAAGTTTTGGAGGATAGCAAAAATGGTTCTCAAGCTTATTATTTCAGCCATTTTTGGGGATCCAACTGGTGGGATTGCCATCATTGTTGAATCTTTGGTTTCTCAGTACTAG